In a genomic window of Polycladomyces abyssicola:
- the rplF gene encoding 50S ribosomal protein L6 translates to MSRIGKKPIDIPNGVEVTINGSHVVVKGPKGTLERTFHPDMTIKLENNQLVVERPSDERHHRALHGTTRSLLANMIEGVTKGFSKTLELVGVGYRAQKKGNTVVISVGYSHPVEVEQREGIELEVPAQNQIVVKGIDKQLVGAVAANIRAIREPEPYKGKGIKYIDERIRRKEGKTGK, encoded by the coding sequence ATGTCGCGGATCGGCAAGAAACCGATTGACATCCCCAACGGGGTGGAAGTAACAATCAATGGAAGCCACGTGGTCGTGAAAGGACCGAAAGGCACATTGGAACGGACGTTCCACCCCGATATGACGATCAAACTGGAAAACAACCAACTGGTGGTGGAGCGGCCGAGCGATGAACGTCATCATCGCGCGTTGCACGGAACCACCCGCAGCCTTTTGGCCAATATGATCGAAGGTGTGACGAAGGGATTCAGCAAAACGCTTGAGCTGGTCGGCGTCGGTTACCGCGCCCAGAAAAAAGGCAACACGGTCGTCATCAGCGTCGGTTACTCCCACCCGGTTGAGGTGGAACAACGGGAAGGCATCGAGCTGGAAGTCCCGGCACAAAACCAAATCGTGGTCAAAGGGATCGACAAACAGCTCGTGGGTGCCGTGGCGGCCAACATTCGCGCCATTCGCGAACCTGAGCCGTATAAAGGCAAAGGGATCAAATACATTGATGAACGGATTCGGCGCAAAGAGGGTAAAACCGGTAAGTAA
- the rplE gene encoding 50S ribosomal protein L5, whose translation MATPRLKQKYREEITPALMKKFNYSSPMQVPKVEKVVINMGVGEAVQNPKVLDGAVEDLTLISGQKPVITRAKKSIAGFKLREGMPIGCKVTLRGDRMYYFLDKLFNVALPRVRDFRGVSPKSFDGRGNYTLGLKEQLIFPEIDYDKVDKVRGMDVIIVTTAETDEEARELLAQLGMPFRKQ comes from the coding sequence TTGGCAACACCCAGGCTCAAACAAAAGTATCGTGAAGAGATCACCCCGGCCCTGATGAAGAAGTTCAACTACTCTTCGCCGATGCAGGTGCCGAAAGTGGAAAAAGTGGTGATCAACATGGGTGTGGGTGAAGCGGTGCAAAATCCGAAAGTGCTGGATGGCGCCGTGGAAGACCTAACCCTGATTTCCGGTCAAAAACCGGTGATCACCCGGGCGAAAAAATCGATCGCAGGATTCAAATTGCGGGAAGGCATGCCGATCGGTTGCAAAGTGACGTTGCGTGGCGATCGGATGTATTACTTCCTGGACAAATTGTTTAACGTGGCGCTGCCGCGCGTGCGCGACTTCCGCGGGGTGTCCCCGAAATCCTTCGACGGTCGCGGCAACTACACGCTCGGCTTGAAAGAGCAGCTGATCTTCCCGGAAATCGACTATGATAAAGTGGACAAAGTGCGCGGGATGGACGTCATTATCGTCACTACCGCCGAGACGGACGAAGAAGCCCGTGAATTGCTCGCGCAATTGGGTATGCCCTTTCGCAAACAATAA
- the rplX gene encoding 50S ribosomal protein L24, producing the protein MSAKRPNKLHIKTGDTVIVMRGKEAPTRDKNGNKVYTKGRVLKVFPKEQRALVEGVNMVKKHTRPTPNNPQGGIIEKEAPIHISNLMLEDPKTKEPTRIGYKFIEGKDGKLKKVRYAKKSGEIIDK; encoded by the coding sequence ATGAGCGCCAAGCGCCCGAACAAATTGCACATCAAAACGGGAGACACCGTGATCGTGATGCGCGGGAAAGAAGCGCCGACGCGCGACAAAAACGGGAACAAAGTGTACACCAAAGGTCGGGTATTGAAAGTGTTCCCGAAAGAGCAACGCGCGTTAGTGGAAGGGGTCAACATGGTGAAGAAGCACACCCGCCCGACCCCGAACAACCCGCAAGGCGGCATCATTGAAAAAGAAGCGCCGATTCACATCTCCAACCTGATGTTGGAAGACCCGAAAACGAAAGAACCGACCCGGATCGGATACAAATTCATCGAAGGCAAAGACGGCAAGCTGAAAAAAGTGCGCTATGCCAAAAAATCCGGCGAAATTATCGACAAATGA
- the rplR gene encoding 50S ribosomal protein L18, which translates to MITKVDRNQKRKKRHLRVRKKVFGTAERPRLNVFRSSKNIYAQLIDDVAGHTVASASTLDPEFKELGIYGGNVEAARKVGELIAKRAIEKGYKKVVFDRAGYLYHGRVKALAEGAREGGLEF; encoded by the coding sequence GTGATCACCAAAGTGGACCGCAATCAAAAGCGGAAAAAGCGTCATCTGCGTGTGCGGAAAAAAGTGTTCGGCACGGCTGAGCGTCCGCGTTTGAACGTGTTCCGCTCGTCCAAGAACATCTACGCGCAATTGATCGATGACGTGGCCGGCCACACGGTGGCTTCCGCTTCCACCTTGGATCCGGAATTCAAGGAACTCGGGATCTACGGCGGCAATGTCGAAGCCGCCCGCAAAGTCGGTGAATTGATCGCAAAACGGGCGATTGAAAAAGGATACAAAAAAGTGGTCTTCGACCGCGCGGGTTACCTCTATCACGGACGGGTGAAAGCCCTGGCCGAAGGTGCCCGGGAAGGAGGGCTCGAGTTTTGA
- the rpsH gene encoding 30S ribosomal protein S8, with translation MVMTDPIADMLTRIRNANLVRHESLEVPASKMKREICEILKREGFIRDAEYIEDGKQGIIRIFLKYGKNNERVITGLKRISKPGLRVYAKHNEIPRVLRGLGIAILSTSKGVMTDKEARQAKVGGEVICYVW, from the coding sequence ATGGTGATGACAGACCCGATTGCTGACATGCTGACACGGATCCGCAACGCGAACTTGGTTCGCCATGAGAGCTTGGAAGTGCCTGCTTCCAAAATGAAACGCGAGATCTGCGAAATTCTGAAGCGCGAAGGGTTCATCCGCGACGCGGAATACATTGAGGACGGAAAACAAGGGATCATCCGGATCTTCCTGAAGTACGGCAAGAACAATGAACGCGTCATCACCGGGCTGAAGCGGATCAGCAAACCGGGCTTGCGCGTCTACGCGAAGCACAACGAAATTCCGCGGGTACTGCGCGGTCTCGGCATTGCGATCTTGTCCACCTCGAAAGGGGTCATGACGGACAAAGAAGCGCGTCAAGCCAAGGTCGGCGGCGAAGTTATCTGTTACGTGTGGTAA
- a CDS encoding type Z 30S ribosomal protein S14 — protein MAKKSMIAKAKRKPKFKVRAYTRCERCGRPHAVMRKFRLCRICFRELAYKGQIPGVKKASW, from the coding sequence TTGGCCAAGAAGTCGATGATCGCCAAAGCGAAGCGCAAACCGAAATTCAAAGTGCGCGCCTACACCCGGTGTGAGCGGTGCGGACGGCCGCACGCCGTCATGCGCAAGTTCCGCCTCTGCCGGATTTGCTTCCGTGAATTGGCGTACAAAGGGCAGATTCCCGGCGTGAAAAAAGCCAGCTGGTAA